AGTAAAATGGAAACATTGTTTAATGGAGCTATTATACCTGTCCATGTGAGCTATTTGAATATTTAAGTTTCACCATTCCAAACGGACAAACGTATAATAAACTCAGAGTACACTtaaccaatttttaaaaaatactaaacaaaGAAGTACCTTTTACAGGTAATGGAGCTAATGTATGTTTCCACAATCACAAGTCAAGACAAAATCTATAAACTATCGATCTTTTTCCTTAATGGAGATTTTCACATCCCATAGATGCTATTGGTTCAATAAAGTTAGTAatcatacaacaaaaaaaaaggtagaaaaaataatattaagaagGAACTGTGGCCATTATGGGTGCAACCAACTTTTAAGTGTTAATGGAGATTTCACATCCCATAGATGCTATTGGTTCAATAAAGTTagtaatcataaaacaaaaaaaaaggtagaaaaaataaaattaagaaggAACTGTGGCCATTATGGGTGCAACCAACTTttaagtgttacaaaaaaaaagggaagaaGAGTGGAACCCCATGATCACATCTTTTAACATGTCTCTCTGCAAATTGTAAAGATTCCTGCAAGTGGTGGCAAAAGCCAAATCTCCAAAATCATATTTTGGATCTtcagagaagaaagaaaccaaaaatattcatcaaattgacaaacaaaaaaaagtgttaAATAAAGAAACTTATTATTATGTAAACGGTAAAATGGCGATTATTATTTGCCTTGTCCATCCTCAAAGAGACACTCTCTTTTTCCCTTTGAAAGCTTCATCCACGGCACCGAATCTTTCTCTCACTCCACATTTCAGTAAGTTtcttcaatctctctctcttctcttagacTCTGTTCATGTGGAAGCTGTTGTGTCTTGAACCGCGAGGCGGTGGGAGATATCAGCTAAAGATTTAAGATTGCATTTGATCAAAGCCTCCACAAAGTAACAAGTCTCATCGTTTGTGTTCCCTTCTGGTACATCTACCACAAAGGACTCGATCACAAGCGTCCCTATTCTTCCTCCTTCAATGGTCTCAGGGTGAAGAGAGATAACTGATGAATAGTTCTAATCACATTTAATAAACAGAGCAACATCAATTAGAAAAATGGGGTTTTAATACAAATGAaacattgatttaaaaaaagaaagaaataaaggtTGGTGCGTTTACCTTGAGTCTGTGATCTCCACCAACGATCCTCATGCTGAGAATATGCTCGTTCtcatcaagcaactccaatctCTCAGTGCTTCTAGTAGCTGGTAATCCTGACTTTACATCAACTTCTCTTACAGTACCAATCTCCATCTTTCCTTTCACCACACATCTACTGATAAATGGTTTGTACTTCTGTGGCTGATCGAATCTTCTCACAAGGGACCATACCTAATATAACCAAACAGATGATCAAAACCTAATGCATACAAaagattttccttttttataataaaatctaaaaatttctaaatcatcTCTTTCCCTCTACTTCAGCTACATTTACCACAAGAGATTTAGAAAACCTTCATCATAACCAGTTTGTAGATCATCTAGTCAAATCTATTCGCCCCAATCTAGCACTAAATGAAGAATATAATGCAAGAAACAGATGATAAATGCAATAAGTTAAACGACACAAAGATTTAATGTTATTTAGAAAATTAGTTAGAAAGATCTTGTTATTGGAGAAGATTTCAAATCTTAGAATCCTATTGGagttataaaacacacaaaaatatacTCTCTTGTTTCAAAACaatacatgttttagaattttcagacatattaataaaaacatattaaacgCTAGTTATAAATACATAGGTTTTTGCGATTATTTGTTTTCTATAGTTCCAAGACAATAAGAAATCaagaaatttaattaatgtttttgaaatttacaattgaTCATTATTGATAATAAAATGCAtcgaaaaatacaaaatatatagttttgaaacaaaaaaaattctaaaacatacaTAAAAGGAGGAAGTATATAAGAAATGAACAAGATCCCGGCTAACTAATGAAACCGGATCCGACCATATACAAGACATGTCAATAAGAATTTCTATAACCAATCTttatgtaaaaagaaaaaaaaacttctataACTAAACAATCAGTAGAACTAGATGAGAGTCTCACATATCTATATGggatttgacaaaaaaaaaaaaaaaaaattatgagtcAACATATATACATTAACGACCTAATCAtagagggaaaaaaaaaacagagtgcaTGTAGaagcaagagagaagaagaagacgaaggtTTACTATATGAACAGGAGCTTGGATGTGTTTAACCAGCGTAGAGCTGCACTGATTCTCCAGAAGCGCATGCTTATGGtgcctccttatatactctctctCCTGATTCATCTCCGTCCCGTTAgcttccatcttcttcttcctcctccgtcTAAGTCACGTTTTCGTGTGGACAAgcacacaaacacacaaaaaaggTAAGATCGAGCTTCTGAAGTAATCACTGCTGTTATTCAACTCGTTGGAGATCTGATCTCGGAGTCTAGATCCTCCTGTAAAagcgtgaatgtgaagaaggaTAGATTTGAGTCGccgtctctctctttctttctttagagGAAGAGAGAAGACTCCTTCCCAACaaacttttctctctctctgtctttcttgatattttttaaatcttaacTAATTAAATAGTCTGAGATATTTaaactgtaaaataaaaaaagtaaaattgattGATTGGATAGACGAAGGTCTTTCCACTACTCTAATTGGACAGTTTTTTATCCCTCTGAGTTCAGAATTTTACAGAAATGCCATTCTCTGTCCATTTCTCGATGGTTTCGTTTATTGACGATTTTACCCCTTAAATGTGTTAATTATTAAGTTTCTGATTGGTAAAAACACACGATTCCTATAGTTGTTTTAGCCTATGAGCGCTGAGTCAATTACTGaaaaatttattctttttttctgtCTCATTTCGATAAAAAAAGTAGAATACGTAACTATTTCATCCAAAAAAACCGTAGAATACGTCACTGTTGAAGTTATAAAGTTACTATTATTACATCATCTAACTTGGAATCGCCAagactttttaagtttttaaatcGCCAAGACTTATTGCCCTGCTAATCGTGATTGGTTATTTATTCACTTTATATAATTGTCCCAACTTGAGAGTTTGgtttaggcctgggcattttactCGGACCCGAAgatccgaaccggaaccgacccgaaaatacaggttcgggtccggatccggatccatgctaagtacctattgggtctttttttttggacctGCGGGTCTcggttcgggtccgggtcctaCCCGAGACCCGTTCGGGTATCCGAAGTATCCgcaaataattgtatatactaggtatatttgggtgattgagtatatttttggtatttcagatttttttttaaagtttcgggtttggatttttgggtataattgtaggtttttggtgaaatttagatttttagaaaatataatttggatATTCGGGTAAAATTCGGGTATGTTTAGGGTTTTCAGGTCTGATTTTGGATAAAGTTTTgggtatttttgcggtttttcgggtatttttagagttttcggGTCCAATTCGGGTACTTC
The window above is part of the Brassica napus cultivar Da-Ae chromosome C3, Da-Ae, whole genome shotgun sequence genome. Proteins encoded here:
- the LOC106437508 gene encoding abscisic acid receptor PYL8-like; this translates as MEANGTEMNQEREYIRRHHKHALLENQCSSTLVKHIQAPVHIVWSLVRRFDQPQKYKPFISRCVVKGKMEIGTVREVDVKSGLPATRSTERLELLDENEHILSMRIVGGDHRLKNYSSVISLHPETIEGGRIGTLVIESFVVDVPEGNTNDETCYFVEALIKCNLKSLADISHRLAVQDTTAST